The Elaeis guineensis isolate ETL-2024a chromosome 13, EG11, whole genome shotgun sequence genome includes a region encoding these proteins:
- the LOC140853075 gene encoding uncharacterized protein, whose product MIFALVISAQRLRSYFQAHAIMVLTDQPLRAILHRPDTSGRLAKWAVRLSEFDIQYRSRPALKAQVLADFVVECPTTDRPSEERGPEEVGTFECDPDSTWVLYIDGASNAQGSGVGFLLTNLEGVVTEHALRFDFKASNNQAEYEALVAGLRLALELGVDRLKVFSDSQLIVGQIKGEAKNTRADVLSKLATSDYGILGRTFVESLERSSVDKVEEVLQLAVEPS is encoded by the exons ATGATTTTTGCTCTGGTCATTTCAGCACAGCGGCTCCGTTCGTACTTCCAGGCACATGCTAtcatggtcctcaccgaccaacccctgagagCAATCCTGCACCGCCCTGACACATCGGGACGGCTGGCGAAATGGGCTGTGAGACTGAGCGAATTCGACATCCAATACCGATCGCGGCCTGCTCTCAAAGCCCAGGTTCTGGCCGACTTCGTCGtcgaatgcccgacaaccgaccgacCGTCGGAAGAGCGGGGCCCCGAGGAGGTCGGGACCTTCGAGTGTGACCCCGATTCGACCTGGGTGTTgtacatcgacggagcctccaacgctcaagggagcggggtcGGTTTTCTGCTCACCAACTTGGAAGGAGTGGTTACCGAGCACGCCCTCCGAtttgacttcaaggcctccaacaatcaggccgaatATGAGGCGCTCGTCGCGGGCTTGAGATTGGCACTGGAGCTCGGGGTTGAccgactcaaagtcttctccgactctcaactgatcgttgGGCAAATCAAAGGCGA GGCAAAAAATACTCGGGCCGACGTGCTCTCCAAGctcgcgacatccgactacggcatcttgggccggacgttcgtggaaagTCTTGAACGATCGAGCGTCGACAaggtcgaagaggtgctgcaATTGGCGGTGGAGCCGAGCTAG